One part of the Phragmites australis chromosome 3, lpPhrAust1.1, whole genome shotgun sequence genome encodes these proteins:
- the LOC133911898 gene encoding uncharacterized protein LOC133911898 isoform X1, with the protein MAQAAWPPGRHKPSPSHASYRPSPARPPTPPAARRPDTPRRAAQDTPCATSVDGSISGNMTHSQCKEASKHTQNEVHHTNEAMSRAKGILRPDSSDKHKMPRSSGGTYSKPDARVKLIPAEEITYVQHRKSYCRTAGSVGLQKRHCRRSVTPPPSSRKVSLVGSMPHVQKPTPLAPSYNTCLPPKRLETAENGHSYVGGNITSSVTQRIASLKNHAPPSCKSSQPSSNSLNTDAFARNLGRMDITEAFSRCYGSRISHSQGQGSKKPQASFPKEAAINPISPSPKQLLATHSSGDQLGTKAESSSKSVCTPENGELSSRGCNLATRSTAAPVLQLPIVEPALLSQTSVFGKYPDRIRTAAPILQKPIVKHVLPSPISLLSERSTEVYPNSKSELYTSTNLFNVKCDLASLQHKNTPTHSPQSMTPAQCNALSKGRNPMASANGDTSSGEKSNEVYPNSKPGLCTSTSLISGKCDLASLQHKNIPPTHSPQSTTPAQCNALSKERNPAASITGDTSSGAVRILTWMTASQQNSCGDMQSRHESIGIQETGGPVILHTKLHKKHYQSEARWKGNFHVTGELRHTCDGLEAHFPFEIDVRVYEASKQMPKNLNLEALPLSQLWPKKFKMKPPDGPDIGLWFISSHKRPHRSFDHLLEKISSRNGLCTNIGDTELAIFSSKLLTPDHQRKDGKFFFWGVFGKRLRKKQCQPNNHIKNMKISNPCQPIGMKLDVTEGRDRESAKSDNGMTLDARGGEERDMGKSEEIDNTMDVTGNEVMVRDKSEEIALVLDLTGGNKTDRVNECATVIRTPDSNPASSSAAPAASFLDGCCSLDSSNSLCQPAIRSSSDSDLVLDTSSGFSLDLPPGFTKVHSQLSAGATAVSCIDAFPTDIPPGFTEAHRQLSTITSAGPETGASTPVTEKKSLVSLSPNVPRPVRTIVPPGCTALLAVKKEPGSPAVDKAIEKRMPSSFASGASSISLVLDTPGFPTDIPPGFTEAHRQLPTITSTGPETGASTPVTEKKHLVSFSLNVPRLVRTEVTPGFTTLLAVKKEPGLSAVDKAIEKRMPSSLASRASSIRTAGNVGVTKIGHYEVRAEPDESSEEREFPRSRLLSDILELSSAFSDGNSSDTPNSTSRNRTKLGRPVSAHLPDKHREMEAPEKQVHRRKRGPQEPPEPSPADTTTKRPKVNGRIALNGVNRQALNPNRDQGNCQTRCSCASEGRVAPAEGPGSSLPISSSGDHLGSESISCRCVACGEEFPAQ; encoded by the exons GACACACCTTGTGCAACAAGTGTTGATGGAAGTATTTCAGGAAATATGACCCACAGTCAGTGCAAGGAAGCTTCAAAGCATAC ACAGAATGAAGTTCATCACACTAATGAGGCAATGTCTAGAGCCAAGGGAATTTTAAGACCAGATTCTTCAGATAAGCACAAGATGCCTAGATCTTCTGGCGGTACATATTCAAAACCTGATGCAAGAGTGAAGCTAATTCCTGCAGAAGAAATCACTTACGTACAACATCGGAAATCATATTGTAGAACTGCTGGGTCAGTCGGATTACAGAAAAGACATTGCAGACGAAGTGTGACACCACCTCCAAGTTCACGTAAAGTGTCTCTTGTGGGATCCATGCCACACGTTCAAAAGCCTACACCATTAGCGCCATCCTATAACACGTGTTTACCTCCTAAGAGGCTCGAGACTGCTGAAAATGGACACTCGTATGTTGGGGGAAACATAACAAGCTCTGTCACTCAACGAATTGCTTCTCTTAAGAACCATGCACCACCAAGTTGCAAATCTTCACAGCCTTCGAGTAATTCTTTGAATACTGATGCTTTTGCAAGAAATCTTGGCAGAATGGATATTACAGAAGCATTTTCCAGGTGTTATGGTTCACGTATTTCACATTCTCAAGGCCAGGGCTCCAAAAAGCCGCAAGCTAGTTTTCCAAAAGAGGCAGCGATAAATCCTATCTCGCCTAGTCCCAAGCAACTGCTTGCTACACATTCAAGTGGGGATCAACTTGGTACAAAGGCAGAATCTTCTTCTAAGAGTGTATGCACACCTGAGAATGGAGAGTTGTCTAGTAGAGGCTGCAATTTAGCTACTAGAAGTACTGCAGCTCCTGTCTTGCAACTACCAATTGTGGAGCCTGCATTGCTAAGCCAAACATCTGTGTTTGGTAAATATCCAGATAGAATAAGAACGGCTGCCCCTATTCTGCAAAAACCAATTGTGAAGCATGTATTGCCTAGCCCAATATCCTTGCTCAGTGAAAGGTCGACTGAGGTATATCCAAACAGTAAATCAGAGCTTTATACCAGCACAAATTTGTTTAATGTAAAATGTGACCTGGCCTCTCTGCAGCACAAGAACACTCCAACTCACAGCCCACAGTCCATGACTCCTGCACAATGTAATGCATTGTCAAAAGGAAGAAACCCTATGGCATCAGCTAATGGTGACACTTCTTCAGGTGAAAAGTCCAATGAGGTATATCCAAACAGTAAACCAGGGCTTTGTACCAGTACAAGTTTGATTAGTGGAAAATGTGACCTGGCCTCGCTGCAGCACAAAAACATTCCTCCAACTCACAGCCCGCAGTCCACGACTCCTGCACAATGTAATGCATTGTCAAAAGAAAGAAACCCGGCGGCATCAATTACTGGTGACACATCTTCAGGTGCAGTGAGGATCCTAACATGGATGACAGCATCTCAGCAAAACTCTTGTGGAGATATGC aaTCTCGTCATGAAAGCATTGGTATTCAGGAAACTGGCGGACCAGTAATTTTACATACAAAGCTGCACAAGAAGCATTATCAGTCAGAAGCCCGTTGGAA GGGCAACTTTCATGTTACTGGAGAGTTGAGACATACTTGTGATGGACTTGAAGCCCATTTCCCTTTCGAAATTGATGTAAGAGTATATGAAGCTTCAAAGCAAATGCCTAAAAATTTAAATCTAGAGGCTTTACCTCTTTCCCAGCTGTGGCCAAAAAAGTTCAAGATGAAACCCCCAGATGGTCCGGATATCGGACTATGGTTCATAAGCAGTCACAAAAG GCCGCACAGGAGTTTCGATCATCTTCTTGAAAAAATTTCTTCACGTAATGGCCTGTGCACCAACATAGGTGATACTGAATTGGCGATATTTTCATCCAAGTTACTTACACCAGACCATCAGa GGAAGGATGGTAAATTTTTCTTTTGGGGTGTTTTTGGGAAGCGTCTCAGAAAGAAGCAGTGCCAACCTAACaatcatattaaaaatatgaAGATCAGCAATCCCTGTCAACCAATTGGCATGAAATTGGATGTGACAGAAGGCAGAGACAGAGAGAGTGCCAAATCTGATAATGGCATGACATTGGATGCAAGAGGAGGTGAAGAGAGAGATATGGGCAAATCTGAGGAGATCGACAATACAATGGATGTGACAGGAAACGAAGTGATGGTGAGGGACAAAAGTGAGGAGATTGCCTTGGTACTGGATTTGACAGGAGGCAACAAGACTGATAGGGTGAATGAATGCGCGACAGTGATCAGAACTCCTGATTCAAACCCTGCATCCAGTTCCGCAGCTCCTGCTGCTTCTTTCCTGGACGGATGCTGCAGTCTTGACTCTTCAA ATTCTCTGTGTCAACCTGCTATCAGATCTTCATCTGACTCGGACCTTGTGTTGGACACATCTTCAGGGTTTTCTCTTGATTTACCTCCTGGCTTCACGAAAGTTCACTCTCAGCTTAGTGCCGGAGCTACTGCTGTATCCTGTATCGATGCCTTTCCCACTGATATTCCCCCTGGCTTTACTGAAGCTCATCGCCAGCTCTCCACCATTACTTCTGCTGGACCAGAAACCGGTGCTTCTACCCCTGTCACTGAAAAGAAGTCCCTCGTTAGTTTGTCTCCAAATGTTCCCAGGCCTGTTAGAACAATAGTGCCACCTGGATGTACTGCACTACTTGCAGTGAAAAAAGAGCCTGGGTCGCCTGCAGTTGATAAGGCCATAGAGAAGCGAATGCCATCTTCCTTTGCATCTGGTGCATCTTCAATCAGTCTAGTTTTGGACACTCCAGGATTCCCTACTGATATTCCTCCTGGCTTCACTGAAGCGCATCGCCAGCTCCCCACCATTACTTCTACTGGACCGGAAACTGGTGCTTCTACCCCTGTCACTGAAAAGAAGCACCTCGTTAGTTTCTCTCTAAATGTCCCCAGGCTTGTTAGAACGGAAGTGACACCTGGATTTACTACACTACTTGCAGTGAAAAAAGAGCCTGGGTTGTCTGCAGTTGATAAAGCCATAGAGAAGCGAATGCCATCTTCCTTGGCATCTCGTGCATCTTCAATCAGGACAGCAGGAAATGTTGGTGTAACGAAAATTGGGCATTATGAG GTAAGAGCGGAACCAGATGAAAGCTCAGAGGAGCGAGAGTTTCCAAGGTCCAGGCTGCTTTCGGACATCCTGGAGCTCTCTTCAGCATTTTCGGATGGCAATTCAAGCGATACACCTAATTCTACATCCAGAAACCGCACAAAACTTGGCAGACCTGTATCAGCACACTTGCCTGACAAACATCGTGAGATGGAGGCACCTGAAAAACAGGTGCATCGAAGAAAGAGAGGCCCCCAAGAACCACCCGAGCCGTCTCCTGCAGATACCACCACTAAAAGGCCGAAGGTGAATGGGCGTATCGCACTAAATGGTGTGAATCGTCAAGCACTGAATCCCAACCGTGATCAAGGGAATTGTCAGACAAGATGCAGCTGCGCCTCTGAAGGTCGTGTGGCACCTGCGGAAGGGCCAGGGTCTTCGTTGCCAATATCATCGTCAGGTGATCACCTCGGCAGCGAGAGCATTTCCTGCAGGTGTGTTGCATGCGGCGAAGAATTCCCAGCTCAGTGA
- the LOC133911898 gene encoding uncharacterized protein LOC133911898 isoform X2: MAQAAWPPGRHKPSPSHASYRPSPARPPTPPAARRPDTPRRAAQDTPCATSVDGSISGNMTHSQCKEASKHTQNEVHHTNEAMSRAKGILRPDSSDKHKMPRSSGGTYSKPDARVKLIPAEEITYVQHRKSYCRTAGSVGLQKRHCRRSVTPPPSSRKVSLVGSMPHVQKPTPLAPSYNTCLPPKRLETAENGHSYVGGNITSSVTQRIASLKNHAPPSCKSSQPSSNSLNTDAFARNLGRMDITEAFSRCYGSRISHSQGQGSKKPQASFPKEAAINPISPSPKQLLATHSSGDQLGTKAESSSKSVCTPENGELSSRGCNLATRSTAAPVLQLPIVEPALLSQTSVFGKYPDRIRTAAPILQKPIVKHVLPSPISLLSERSTEVYPNSKSELYTSTNLFNVKCDLASLQHKNTPTHSPQSMTPAQCNALSKGRNPMASANGDTSSGEKSNEVYPNSKPGLCTSTSLISGKCDLASLQHKNIPPTHSPQSTTPAQCNALSKERNPAASITGDTSSESRHESIGIQETGGPVILHTKLHKKHYQSEARWKGNFHVTGELRHTCDGLEAHFPFEIDVRVYEASKQMPKNLNLEALPLSQLWPKKFKMKPPDGPDIGLWFISSHKRPHRSFDHLLEKISSRNGLCTNIGDTELAIFSSKLLTPDHQRKDGKFFFWGVFGKRLRKKQCQPNNHIKNMKISNPCQPIGMKLDVTEGRDRESAKSDNGMTLDARGGEERDMGKSEEIDNTMDVTGNEVMVRDKSEEIALVLDLTGGNKTDRVNECATVIRTPDSNPASSSAAPAASFLDGCCSLDSSNSLCQPAIRSSSDSDLVLDTSSGFSLDLPPGFTKVHSQLSAGATAVSCIDAFPTDIPPGFTEAHRQLSTITSAGPETGASTPVTEKKSLVSLSPNVPRPVRTIVPPGCTALLAVKKEPGSPAVDKAIEKRMPSSFASGASSISLVLDTPGFPTDIPPGFTEAHRQLPTITSTGPETGASTPVTEKKHLVSFSLNVPRLVRTEVTPGFTTLLAVKKEPGLSAVDKAIEKRMPSSLASRASSIRTAGNVGVTKIGHYEVRAEPDESSEEREFPRSRLLSDILELSSAFSDGNSSDTPNSTSRNRTKLGRPVSAHLPDKHREMEAPEKQVHRRKRGPQEPPEPSPADTTTKRPKVNGRIALNGVNRQALNPNRDQGNCQTRCSCASEGRVAPAEGPGSSLPISSSGDHLGSESISCRCVACGEEFPAQ, translated from the exons GACACACCTTGTGCAACAAGTGTTGATGGAAGTATTTCAGGAAATATGACCCACAGTCAGTGCAAGGAAGCTTCAAAGCATAC ACAGAATGAAGTTCATCACACTAATGAGGCAATGTCTAGAGCCAAGGGAATTTTAAGACCAGATTCTTCAGATAAGCACAAGATGCCTAGATCTTCTGGCGGTACATATTCAAAACCTGATGCAAGAGTGAAGCTAATTCCTGCAGAAGAAATCACTTACGTACAACATCGGAAATCATATTGTAGAACTGCTGGGTCAGTCGGATTACAGAAAAGACATTGCAGACGAAGTGTGACACCACCTCCAAGTTCACGTAAAGTGTCTCTTGTGGGATCCATGCCACACGTTCAAAAGCCTACACCATTAGCGCCATCCTATAACACGTGTTTACCTCCTAAGAGGCTCGAGACTGCTGAAAATGGACACTCGTATGTTGGGGGAAACATAACAAGCTCTGTCACTCAACGAATTGCTTCTCTTAAGAACCATGCACCACCAAGTTGCAAATCTTCACAGCCTTCGAGTAATTCTTTGAATACTGATGCTTTTGCAAGAAATCTTGGCAGAATGGATATTACAGAAGCATTTTCCAGGTGTTATGGTTCACGTATTTCACATTCTCAAGGCCAGGGCTCCAAAAAGCCGCAAGCTAGTTTTCCAAAAGAGGCAGCGATAAATCCTATCTCGCCTAGTCCCAAGCAACTGCTTGCTACACATTCAAGTGGGGATCAACTTGGTACAAAGGCAGAATCTTCTTCTAAGAGTGTATGCACACCTGAGAATGGAGAGTTGTCTAGTAGAGGCTGCAATTTAGCTACTAGAAGTACTGCAGCTCCTGTCTTGCAACTACCAATTGTGGAGCCTGCATTGCTAAGCCAAACATCTGTGTTTGGTAAATATCCAGATAGAATAAGAACGGCTGCCCCTATTCTGCAAAAACCAATTGTGAAGCATGTATTGCCTAGCCCAATATCCTTGCTCAGTGAAAGGTCGACTGAGGTATATCCAAACAGTAAATCAGAGCTTTATACCAGCACAAATTTGTTTAATGTAAAATGTGACCTGGCCTCTCTGCAGCACAAGAACACTCCAACTCACAGCCCACAGTCCATGACTCCTGCACAATGTAATGCATTGTCAAAAGGAAGAAACCCTATGGCATCAGCTAATGGTGACACTTCTTCAGGTGAAAAGTCCAATGAGGTATATCCAAACAGTAAACCAGGGCTTTGTACCAGTACAAGTTTGATTAGTGGAAAATGTGACCTGGCCTCGCTGCAGCACAAAAACATTCCTCCAACTCACAGCCCGCAGTCCACGACTCCTGCACAATGTAATGCATTGTCAAAAGAAAGAAACCCGGCGGCATCAATTACTGGTGACACATCTTCAG aaTCTCGTCATGAAAGCATTGGTATTCAGGAAACTGGCGGACCAGTAATTTTACATACAAAGCTGCACAAGAAGCATTATCAGTCAGAAGCCCGTTGGAA GGGCAACTTTCATGTTACTGGAGAGTTGAGACATACTTGTGATGGACTTGAAGCCCATTTCCCTTTCGAAATTGATGTAAGAGTATATGAAGCTTCAAAGCAAATGCCTAAAAATTTAAATCTAGAGGCTTTACCTCTTTCCCAGCTGTGGCCAAAAAAGTTCAAGATGAAACCCCCAGATGGTCCGGATATCGGACTATGGTTCATAAGCAGTCACAAAAG GCCGCACAGGAGTTTCGATCATCTTCTTGAAAAAATTTCTTCACGTAATGGCCTGTGCACCAACATAGGTGATACTGAATTGGCGATATTTTCATCCAAGTTACTTACACCAGACCATCAGa GGAAGGATGGTAAATTTTTCTTTTGGGGTGTTTTTGGGAAGCGTCTCAGAAAGAAGCAGTGCCAACCTAACaatcatattaaaaatatgaAGATCAGCAATCCCTGTCAACCAATTGGCATGAAATTGGATGTGACAGAAGGCAGAGACAGAGAGAGTGCCAAATCTGATAATGGCATGACATTGGATGCAAGAGGAGGTGAAGAGAGAGATATGGGCAAATCTGAGGAGATCGACAATACAATGGATGTGACAGGAAACGAAGTGATGGTGAGGGACAAAAGTGAGGAGATTGCCTTGGTACTGGATTTGACAGGAGGCAACAAGACTGATAGGGTGAATGAATGCGCGACAGTGATCAGAACTCCTGATTCAAACCCTGCATCCAGTTCCGCAGCTCCTGCTGCTTCTTTCCTGGACGGATGCTGCAGTCTTGACTCTTCAA ATTCTCTGTGTCAACCTGCTATCAGATCTTCATCTGACTCGGACCTTGTGTTGGACACATCTTCAGGGTTTTCTCTTGATTTACCTCCTGGCTTCACGAAAGTTCACTCTCAGCTTAGTGCCGGAGCTACTGCTGTATCCTGTATCGATGCCTTTCCCACTGATATTCCCCCTGGCTTTACTGAAGCTCATCGCCAGCTCTCCACCATTACTTCTGCTGGACCAGAAACCGGTGCTTCTACCCCTGTCACTGAAAAGAAGTCCCTCGTTAGTTTGTCTCCAAATGTTCCCAGGCCTGTTAGAACAATAGTGCCACCTGGATGTACTGCACTACTTGCAGTGAAAAAAGAGCCTGGGTCGCCTGCAGTTGATAAGGCCATAGAGAAGCGAATGCCATCTTCCTTTGCATCTGGTGCATCTTCAATCAGTCTAGTTTTGGACACTCCAGGATTCCCTACTGATATTCCTCCTGGCTTCACTGAAGCGCATCGCCAGCTCCCCACCATTACTTCTACTGGACCGGAAACTGGTGCTTCTACCCCTGTCACTGAAAAGAAGCACCTCGTTAGTTTCTCTCTAAATGTCCCCAGGCTTGTTAGAACGGAAGTGACACCTGGATTTACTACACTACTTGCAGTGAAAAAAGAGCCTGGGTTGTCTGCAGTTGATAAAGCCATAGAGAAGCGAATGCCATCTTCCTTGGCATCTCGTGCATCTTCAATCAGGACAGCAGGAAATGTTGGTGTAACGAAAATTGGGCATTATGAG GTAAGAGCGGAACCAGATGAAAGCTCAGAGGAGCGAGAGTTTCCAAGGTCCAGGCTGCTTTCGGACATCCTGGAGCTCTCTTCAGCATTTTCGGATGGCAATTCAAGCGATACACCTAATTCTACATCCAGAAACCGCACAAAACTTGGCAGACCTGTATCAGCACACTTGCCTGACAAACATCGTGAGATGGAGGCACCTGAAAAACAGGTGCATCGAAGAAAGAGAGGCCCCCAAGAACCACCCGAGCCGTCTCCTGCAGATACCACCACTAAAAGGCCGAAGGTGAATGGGCGTATCGCACTAAATGGTGTGAATCGTCAAGCACTGAATCCCAACCGTGATCAAGGGAATTGTCAGACAAGATGCAGCTGCGCCTCTGAAGGTCGTGTGGCACCTGCGGAAGGGCCAGGGTCTTCGTTGCCAATATCATCGTCAGGTGATCACCTCGGCAGCGAGAGCATTTCCTGCAGGTGTGTTGCATGCGGCGAAGAATTCCCAGCTCAGTGA
- the LOC133911898 gene encoding uncharacterized protein LOC133911898 isoform X3, which produces MAQAAWPPGRHKPSPSHASYRPSPARPPTPPAARRPDTPRRAAQDTPCATSVDGSISGNMTHSQCKEASKHTQNEVHHTNEAMSRAKGILRPDSSDKHKMPRSSGGTYSKPDARVKLIPAEEITYVQHRKSYCRTAGSVGLQKRHCRRSVTPPPSSRKVSLVGSMPHVQKPTPLAPSYNTCLPPKRLETAENGHSYVGGNITSSVTQRIASLKNHAPPSCKSSQPSSNSLNTDAFARNLGRMDITEAFSRCYGSRISHSQGQGSKKPQASFPKEAAINPISPSPKQLLATHSSGDQLGTKAESSSKSVCTPENGELSSRGCNLATRSTAAPVLQLPIVEPALLSQTSVFGKYPDRIRTAAPILQKPIVKHVLPSPISLLSERSTEHKNTPTHSPQSMTPAQCNALSKGRNPMASANGDTSSGEKSNEVYPNSKPGLCTSTSLISGKCDLASLQHKNIPPTHSPQSTTPAQCNALSKERNPAASITGDTSSGAVRILTWMTASQQNSCGDMQSRHESIGIQETGGPVILHTKLHKKHYQSEARWKGNFHVTGELRHTCDGLEAHFPFEIDVRVYEASKQMPKNLNLEALPLSQLWPKKFKMKPPDGPDIGLWFISSHKRPHRSFDHLLEKISSRNGLCTNIGDTELAIFSSKLLTPDHQRKDGKFFFWGVFGKRLRKKQCQPNNHIKNMKISNPCQPIGMKLDVTEGRDRESAKSDNGMTLDARGGEERDMGKSEEIDNTMDVTGNEVMVRDKSEEIALVLDLTGGNKTDRVNECATVIRTPDSNPASSSAAPAASFLDGCCSLDSSNSLCQPAIRSSSDSDLVLDTSSGFSLDLPPGFTKVHSQLSAGATAVSCIDAFPTDIPPGFTEAHRQLSTITSAGPETGASTPVTEKKSLVSLSPNVPRPVRTIVPPGCTALLAVKKEPGSPAVDKAIEKRMPSSFASGASSISLVLDTPGFPTDIPPGFTEAHRQLPTITSTGPETGASTPVTEKKHLVSFSLNVPRLVRTEVTPGFTTLLAVKKEPGLSAVDKAIEKRMPSSLASRASSIRTAGNVGVTKIGHYEVRAEPDESSEEREFPRSRLLSDILELSSAFSDGNSSDTPNSTSRNRTKLGRPVSAHLPDKHREMEAPEKQVHRRKRGPQEPPEPSPADTTTKRPKVNGRIALNGVNRQALNPNRDQGNCQTRCSCASEGRVAPAEGPGSSLPISSSGDHLGSESISCRCVACGEEFPAQ; this is translated from the exons GACACACCTTGTGCAACAAGTGTTGATGGAAGTATTTCAGGAAATATGACCCACAGTCAGTGCAAGGAAGCTTCAAAGCATAC ACAGAATGAAGTTCATCACACTAATGAGGCAATGTCTAGAGCCAAGGGAATTTTAAGACCAGATTCTTCAGATAAGCACAAGATGCCTAGATCTTCTGGCGGTACATATTCAAAACCTGATGCAAGAGTGAAGCTAATTCCTGCAGAAGAAATCACTTACGTACAACATCGGAAATCATATTGTAGAACTGCTGGGTCAGTCGGATTACAGAAAAGACATTGCAGACGAAGTGTGACACCACCTCCAAGTTCACGTAAAGTGTCTCTTGTGGGATCCATGCCACACGTTCAAAAGCCTACACCATTAGCGCCATCCTATAACACGTGTTTACCTCCTAAGAGGCTCGAGACTGCTGAAAATGGACACTCGTATGTTGGGGGAAACATAACAAGCTCTGTCACTCAACGAATTGCTTCTCTTAAGAACCATGCACCACCAAGTTGCAAATCTTCACAGCCTTCGAGTAATTCTTTGAATACTGATGCTTTTGCAAGAAATCTTGGCAGAATGGATATTACAGAAGCATTTTCCAGGTGTTATGGTTCACGTATTTCACATTCTCAAGGCCAGGGCTCCAAAAAGCCGCAAGCTAGTTTTCCAAAAGAGGCAGCGATAAATCCTATCTCGCCTAGTCCCAAGCAACTGCTTGCTACACATTCAAGTGGGGATCAACTTGGTACAAAGGCAGAATCTTCTTCTAAGAGTGTATGCACACCTGAGAATGGAGAGTTGTCTAGTAGAGGCTGCAATTTAGCTACTAGAAGTACTGCAGCTCCTGTCTTGCAACTACCAATTGTGGAGCCTGCATTGCTAAGCCAAACATCTGTGTTTGGTAAATATCCAGATAGAATAAGAACGGCTGCCCCTATTCTGCAAAAACCAATTGTGAAGCATGTATTGCCTAGCCCAATATCCTTGCTCAGTGAAAGGTCGACTGAG CACAAGAACACTCCAACTCACAGCCCACAGTCCATGACTCCTGCACAATGTAATGCATTGTCAAAAGGAAGAAACCCTATGGCATCAGCTAATGGTGACACTTCTTCAGGTGAAAAGTCCAATGAGGTATATCCAAACAGTAAACCAGGGCTTTGTACCAGTACAAGTTTGATTAGTGGAAAATGTGACCTGGCCTCGCTGCAGCACAAAAACATTCCTCCAACTCACAGCCCGCAGTCCACGACTCCTGCACAATGTAATGCATTGTCAAAAGAAAGAAACCCGGCGGCATCAATTACTGGTGACACATCTTCAGGTGCAGTGAGGATCCTAACATGGATGACAGCATCTCAGCAAAACTCTTGTGGAGATATGC aaTCTCGTCATGAAAGCATTGGTATTCAGGAAACTGGCGGACCAGTAATTTTACATACAAAGCTGCACAAGAAGCATTATCAGTCAGAAGCCCGTTGGAA GGGCAACTTTCATGTTACTGGAGAGTTGAGACATACTTGTGATGGACTTGAAGCCCATTTCCCTTTCGAAATTGATGTAAGAGTATATGAAGCTTCAAAGCAAATGCCTAAAAATTTAAATCTAGAGGCTTTACCTCTTTCCCAGCTGTGGCCAAAAAAGTTCAAGATGAAACCCCCAGATGGTCCGGATATCGGACTATGGTTCATAAGCAGTCACAAAAG GCCGCACAGGAGTTTCGATCATCTTCTTGAAAAAATTTCTTCACGTAATGGCCTGTGCACCAACATAGGTGATACTGAATTGGCGATATTTTCATCCAAGTTACTTACACCAGACCATCAGa GGAAGGATGGTAAATTTTTCTTTTGGGGTGTTTTTGGGAAGCGTCTCAGAAAGAAGCAGTGCCAACCTAACaatcatattaaaaatatgaAGATCAGCAATCCCTGTCAACCAATTGGCATGAAATTGGATGTGACAGAAGGCAGAGACAGAGAGAGTGCCAAATCTGATAATGGCATGACATTGGATGCAAGAGGAGGTGAAGAGAGAGATATGGGCAAATCTGAGGAGATCGACAATACAATGGATGTGACAGGAAACGAAGTGATGGTGAGGGACAAAAGTGAGGAGATTGCCTTGGTACTGGATTTGACAGGAGGCAACAAGACTGATAGGGTGAATGAATGCGCGACAGTGATCAGAACTCCTGATTCAAACCCTGCATCCAGTTCCGCAGCTCCTGCTGCTTCTTTCCTGGACGGATGCTGCAGTCTTGACTCTTCAA ATTCTCTGTGTCAACCTGCTATCAGATCTTCATCTGACTCGGACCTTGTGTTGGACACATCTTCAGGGTTTTCTCTTGATTTACCTCCTGGCTTCACGAAAGTTCACTCTCAGCTTAGTGCCGGAGCTACTGCTGTATCCTGTATCGATGCCTTTCCCACTGATATTCCCCCTGGCTTTACTGAAGCTCATCGCCAGCTCTCCACCATTACTTCTGCTGGACCAGAAACCGGTGCTTCTACCCCTGTCACTGAAAAGAAGTCCCTCGTTAGTTTGTCTCCAAATGTTCCCAGGCCTGTTAGAACAATAGTGCCACCTGGATGTACTGCACTACTTGCAGTGAAAAAAGAGCCTGGGTCGCCTGCAGTTGATAAGGCCATAGAGAAGCGAATGCCATCTTCCTTTGCATCTGGTGCATCTTCAATCAGTCTAGTTTTGGACACTCCAGGATTCCCTACTGATATTCCTCCTGGCTTCACTGAAGCGCATCGCCAGCTCCCCACCATTACTTCTACTGGACCGGAAACTGGTGCTTCTACCCCTGTCACTGAAAAGAAGCACCTCGTTAGTTTCTCTCTAAATGTCCCCAGGCTTGTTAGAACGGAAGTGACACCTGGATTTACTACACTACTTGCAGTGAAAAAAGAGCCTGGGTTGTCTGCAGTTGATAAAGCCATAGAGAAGCGAATGCCATCTTCCTTGGCATCTCGTGCATCTTCAATCAGGACAGCAGGAAATGTTGGTGTAACGAAAATTGGGCATTATGAG GTAAGAGCGGAACCAGATGAAAGCTCAGAGGAGCGAGAGTTTCCAAGGTCCAGGCTGCTTTCGGACATCCTGGAGCTCTCTTCAGCATTTTCGGATGGCAATTCAAGCGATACACCTAATTCTACATCCAGAAACCGCACAAAACTTGGCAGACCTGTATCAGCACACTTGCCTGACAAACATCGTGAGATGGAGGCACCTGAAAAACAGGTGCATCGAAGAAAGAGAGGCCCCCAAGAACCACCCGAGCCGTCTCCTGCAGATACCACCACTAAAAGGCCGAAGGTGAATGGGCGTATCGCACTAAATGGTGTGAATCGTCAAGCACTGAATCCCAACCGTGATCAAGGGAATTGTCAGACAAGATGCAGCTGCGCCTCTGAAGGTCGTGTGGCACCTGCGGAAGGGCCAGGGTCTTCGTTGCCAATATCATCGTCAGGTGATCACCTCGGCAGCGAGAGCATTTCCTGCAGGTGTGTTGCATGCGGCGAAGAATTCCCAGCTCAGTGA